The genome window TAACTTTGTTGGTTAGGTAACATTAACACAACAGATAAAGTCCACTTTATCTTTGTTGGTATGGATTTTAGAAAAAGCGAAAAATGGCTGACGTTAGTTAGCTAACCGGTTAGCAAGGCCTACTTCCCGTGTGACACAAAGCAAAGGCAAACCAACACTAGCCAGACCAAGATTATAATAACATGACAATGGCACGAGAACAATCTTAATTCTAATGTGTAACATTTGTTGTACTTTTTCCGCAACGTACCTCTCCAATTCTTCGTCGCTTAGTATTTCCATTTCAGGATCCATGGTCACATCGCAGTCATCAACCGTCGCCATTTTGCTGGGACTAAGGAGGGGGCAGGAATCAGTGAGGGGGGGTTGATTGACAGCTAGACAAGACGCTCGATCACTGAAAGTTAGTCCTGAAAAAAACCTTTTTGTTCCACCAgcatctactaagctaacatatggaattgttttaagatggtcataccaaggatcatttagatatttgatttggaattttaggaccaatttaggtatcaaaaatatatataaaaatgttttttgataacattgaatttggcctttctGCTATTAGCCAATAAAAACACAATGGATAACAGATTTATACATGGAAAAACATAGGCCAAAATGAagtttgttttgaagtgtctgtccttaagatataagaaagatcaggaaacttttttattttattttttacacatatttaaccaaTTTTTTTAGGCACTAAACGACTTCCATACATTCTGCcataaaatgttttaattaacTGGTACCGGGCTACCTTCAGGCGAGTCTTACGTCCTAAATCAAAACAACCGACACGTATGAGTTCGTGAGAGACTCACATTCATCGTAtcagtgtgtagcccaaactctTCGgaagctacagacagaagttggcagatcggccgTACAGTCTCACCTTAATTCCCCCATAGTTTTTGGCCCACCAGGAGTTGGCATTGACAAGAGAGCAGAAAAACAGACACCCAGCCAGGGTAAAACAATGTATGATCGGACAGGCTATTTTGTCAGTAAAAATAGAGTAACATTGAAGCTAGCTCGCTCtattaaaataaaacatgttaatAATGTCTTCCATCCTCTGCGGTTGTGACTCAAACCATCGGACGCTAGAGGTCGCAGTTActaaagatagtgagggagacgTTACGTAAGCATTGTAAACAGGAAGTATTTTTGGATAGTGGTCTCTGGAATTTACGGGAGCGGTGTAGTTACATTTTAAAGGTAAAAAGTTTGCAAGGAAATCAAATGTTGAATTGAGTTGTTATCTGGAAGAACATAACAACGgccattatcacttaaatagaaTAGTTAGCTAACTAAATAGATGCTAAACGttagcatgtagctagctagcaaacgttagctacgGTCATGGTAATATCATGTtttgcgtgtgtgtctgtctgtctctttttttCATGCTAGCTGCAGAGACAAGACTGTCATCTGACTTGTTATTCAATTACAGAGTTGCCAAGAGACTGATCATCATCATGGGCAAGAGTTGTAAAGTGGTAGTGTGTGGTCTGGCTGCCGTTGGCAAGACTGCCGTCCTGGAGCAACTGCTGTATGCCAATCATATTGCGGGTAAACAATTCATTTGTAGGACCTAGGTAGATCAAGAACAATGTTGATGTTTTGACTACACAGATCCTCTGGTCCCATTGATATCCCAAAATGCTCCCCTCTTTCCCCCCTAGGCTCAGAGCCCATGGAGACCCTGGAGGATATCTATATTGGCTCCATAGAAACGGATCGTGGCACTCGAGAGCAAGTGCGCTTCTACGACACCCGGGGTCTTCGTGATGGTCTGGAGTTCCCTCGCCACTACTTCTCCTTTGCAGACGGTTTTGTCCTGGTCTACAGCATCGACAGTAAGGAGTCCTTCAAACGCATGGAGGCCCTGAAGAAAGACATTGACCGCTTCCGTGATAAGAAAGAGGTAAGGACTTTAATCGATTTCAATGGTAGTTGTAAAGCACAGTGTGTGTAGGCTAGTTAAATAACAGCGCAGACTTCAGGACAAAACAGACCCTGCTAATGAACGGCCGTCCTATCGCCTCTGACTGCAGACCATAAGTGGTAGGGTTAGGAGAAAataataaagtaaaatatattttaaaaggaTGTCCTAAAGTTCTTATCTACCCACCACACTTTACTTGCTGATATCCAGGTGATGTGAGGCTGTGCTAAATGGAGGGGATGATCTGTCCACAGGTGACCATAGTGGTGCTGGGCAACAAGCTGGACATGCAGGAGCAGAGGAGCGTGGACTCTGAGGTGGCCCAGCACTGGGCCAAGACAGAAAAGGTGCGTCTGTGGGAGGTGTCTGTGGCAGACCGGAGGACCCTCATCGAGCCATTTGTCCACCTGGCCAGCAAGATGACCCAGCCCCAGAGCAAATCATCCTTCCCCCTCAGCCGCAATAAGAACAAGGGGAGTGGCTCTGTCGATAGCTGAGGGAGCAGGGGGATGGAAGAAGGAGGGAGCAAGGGTTGATGAAGAATGAGAAAATTTCAGGAGACAGGGAGTGAAAGAGTAGGAGAGGAGAAATGCAGTAGGCTAATTATTAGCCTATTACAAATACAGGCAATTTTTGGTCTGAATGAATGTACACCGACTTAATCAGAAACCAATGGTTTCATGGAGATTTTGACTGATATTTAGACTAATATTTGACCATTTAGACTGATCTTTGACGACAAGTAAATGACATCAAAAGTAACACATGGAAAATCAAGAGGGTTGTTTGTATCATGGAGGATACATAAGGGATTATATTACTGTTAGTTAATCAGGAGATTTGTTACACTACTGGCATGCCATCTACTCAGATGAAATATGGCAACTATTTTAGCATGTATGATCTGCATTTTATTTTAAGTTACAGTACATGAAACAAATCCATAttttgaagaattaaaaaaacatTCCTCTATTCTTTTAGAGATGTCAGAAAACATGTTACAGCCTTTTGAGATCACTATGAGTTTTAAAATGACATTATTGTCTAAAGATTTTAATTGTTGTGACAGACTAGCAGTCTTATGTGATGTCTCTTGGTGAGCATGGTGTTTGATGAGCTTCCTGCCTGCTGGACAGGCCCTGATGtggtgactgagagagagagaggcttgccCTGACTGTTATATCTATGGAGCTCTTGACCACAGCCTAAGCATGCTGAATTATCTGTACTTTATCAGAAACTCCTTACTGTCCTTGAAAACCATGGGGCGTCCTTGATCTTTGTTACTGAGCTGTTAAACACAATGTTGGTCAgatgaaatgtatttcattttcaaattatTTATCTGACTGAAGCCCTTTAATGCCATATCAGGGTCCATAGTTATTGTGCAACATTTCATGTGTGTTTCACTGAACAAGAAAGATGCATTGGCCTAGTTTGGATGTAGTTTTTTGCTTTGTGACTATTCACAGATCTTtatatttgtattatgttttgACATTGTGAATTTGCGTCTTTATGTCTGTATTATTGAAGTGCATATTATTTTCATGATAAATATTGGGGCATTTATACTGATGCAATATACAGCACAGTATTCATCTTTTAAAATGTTCTGGAGACTGGATAATCATTTGCATGCCGTGTAAACAAATTAAAAGATTCCCTCTGCATCTAAGTTGAGGCTGTTGTGAATATCTTTGATTTGCATGATTTATGAAGTAATTAAACATAATTCAAACATTTTATCTTTATAAAAATATTCCTACATTGCGCTGCCATCGCCACAGATCATCCCTGTGAGCTAGGATAAAGATCTACAGAGATCTCTAAACTTTGCTCAAATCCATCCAAACTCTGCCTCCATGTCAgaaattttatttattattttttatttcacctttatttaaccaggtaggcaagttgagaacaagttctcatttacaatagtgacctggccaagataaagcaagcagtttgacacatacaacaacacagagttacacatggagtaaaacaaacatacagtcaataatatagtaaaaaaataagtatatacaaagtgagcaaatgaggtgagataaaggaggtaaaggcaaaaaaggccatggtggtgaagtaaatacaatatagcaagtaaaacactggaatggtagatttgcagtggaggaaagtagaaatagaaataatggggtgcaaaggagcgaaataaataaatacagtaggggaagaggtagttgtttgggctaaattatagatagGCTAGTACatgtgcagtaatctgtgagctgctctgacagctggtgcttaaagctagtgagggagataagtgtttccagttttagagatttctgtagttcgttccagtcatgggcagcagagaactggaaggagaggcggcagaatgaggaattggctttgggggtgaccagagagatatacctgctggagcgcgtgctacaggtgggtgctgctatggtgaccagcgagctgagatcaGGGGGAACTTTacttagcagggtcttgtagatgacctgaacccggtgggtttggcgacgagtatgaagcgagggccagccagcgagagcgtacaggtcgcagtggtgggtagtatatggggctttggtgacaaaacggatggcactgtgatagactgcatccaatttattgagtagggtattggaggctattttgtaaatgacatcgccgaagtcgaggatcggtaggatggtcagttttacgagggtatgtttggcagcatgagtgaaagatgctttgttgcgaaatatgaagccaattctagatttaactttggattggagatgtttgatgtgagtctggaaggagagtttacagtctaaccagacacctaggtatttgtagttgtccacatattctaagtcagaaccgtccagagtagtgatgctggacgggcgggcaggtgcaggcagcgatcggttgaagagtatgcatttagttttacttgtatttaagagcagttggaggccacggaaggagagttgtatggcattgaagctcgtctggagggtagttaacacagtgtccaaagaagggccagaagtatgcagaatggtgtcgtctgcattgaggtggatcagagactcaccagcagcaagagagacatcattgatgtatacagagaaaagagtcggcccaagaattgaaccctgtggcacccccatagagactgccagaggcccggacaacaggccctccgatttgacacactaaactctatcggagaagtagttggtgaaccaggcgaggcaatcatttgagaaaccaaggccattgagtctgccgatgaggatgtggtgattgacagagtcgaaagccttggccaggtcaatgaatacggcagcacagtattgtttcttatcgatggcggttaagatatcgtttaggaccttgagcgtggctgaggtgcacccatggccagctctgaaaccagattgcatagcggagaaggtgcggtgggattcgaaatggtcggtaatctgtttgttgacttggctttcgaagaccttagaaaggcagggtaagatagatataggtctgtagcagtttgggtcaagagtgtccccccctttgaaaagggggatgaccgcagctgctttccaatcgaTGGGAATCGCAGATGACAcaacccggctgatttgtaggggtccagattttgcagctctttcagaacatcagctgactggatttgggagaaggagaaatggggaaggcttgcgcgagttgctgtggggggtgcagtgctgttgaccggagtaggggtagccaggtggaaagcatggccagccgtagaaaaaatgcttattgaaattctcaattatagtggatttatcagtggtgaccgagtttcctatcctcagtgcagtgggcagctgggaggaggtgctcttattctccaaggactttacagtgtcccagagcttttttgagtttgtgttgcaggaagcaaatttctgcttgaaaaagctagccttggcttttttaactgcctgtgtatattggtttctaacttccctgaaaagttgcatatcacgggggctgttcgatgctaatgcagaacgccacaggatgtttttgtgttggttaagggcagtcaggtctggagagaaccaagggctatatctgttcctggttctacatttcttgaatggggcatgcttatttaagatggtgaggaagacatttaaaaaaaataaccaggcatcctctactgaagggatgaggtcaatatccttccagtatACCCggatcgattagaaaggcctgctcgctgaagtgtttcagggagcgtttgacagtgatgagtggaggtcgtttgaccgcagacccattacggatgcaggcaatgaggcagtgatcgctgagatcttggttgaaaacagcagaggtgtatttagagggcaagatggttaggatgatatctatgagggtgcccgtgtttacggctttggggtggtacctggtaggttcatttctaatttgtgtgagattgagggcatcaagcttagattgtaggatggctggggtgttaagcatgtcccagtttaggtcacctagcagcacgagctctgaagatagatgggtggcaatcagttcacatatggtgtccaaagcacagctgggggcagagagtggtctatagcaggcggcaacggtgagagacttgtttttagagaggtggattttttaaagtagaagttcaaattgtttgggttcagacctggatagtaggacagaactctgcaggctatctctgcagtagattgcatcaccgccccctttggccgttctatcttgtctgaaaatgttgtagatagggagggagatttcagagtttttggtggtcttccttagccagaattcagacacggctaggacatccgggttggcagagtgtgctaaagcagtgaataaaacaaacttagggaggaggcttctaatgttaacatgcatgaaaccaaggctattacggttacagaagtcatcaaatgagagcgcctggggaatgggagtggagctaggggctgcagggcctggattaacctctacatcaccagaggaacagaggaggagtaggataagggtacggctaaaagctatgagaattggtcatctaggacgtccggaacagagagtaaaaggagcaggtttctgggggcgatacaatagcttcaaggtataatgtacagacaaaggtatggtaggatgtgaatacagtggaggtaaaccttggcattgagtgatgatgagagagatattgtctctagaaacatcattgaaaccaggtgatgtcatcgcatgtgtgggtggtggaactgagaggttggataaggtataatgagcagggctagaggctctacagtgaaataagccaataaacactaaccagaacagcaatggacaaggcatattgacattaaggagaggcatgcttagccaagtgatcaaaagggtccagtgagtagtgaggttggttgcGGTCACttcgattcagacagctagccgggatgtggagaaggagagagaagtccGAGTAGTGTCACAGAATAACTCATGCATTTTCGAAGGGCAACATTTTAAAGCAGCTTGGATGACCAACGATTCAACTTATTTTCTCTCACTGCTGTGTAGATGCTCCCTGGGGGgcgggcaggtagcctattggttagagatGTGAGCCAGCAACTGAAGGGTTTCCAGTTCAAATCCTGGGTCCGACAGGGAATAATCGTgcgggaagtgagctggcaaccggagggtttctggtatcaaatcctagattCCTTCTGTCGTGCCCATAAGCAAAGCCcttaaccccccacaacaacagccCCCTGGTTGCTCAGTGTGGCAGCCCCCAACACCTCTCCAACAAACCTGTATGTGTGTCCCTCGGAGGGGCTGGGTTAAAAGCGGAAGTCAAATTTcggttggaccttgtgtgcaattaGCCTTTTGTTCTTTAGTGGTATTTGCTGTGAGCACATCTGTACAAATCCATTATAAATGCTTCATCTCTGCTTTTGATGTGAGATACTTCAGGCGAGATTCTTTGTAGTCTATATTTAACCTGACTTTGACAACAGTCAGGTTAGGTATGATTCCTCTCCCCAGTAATAAATGGCATTGGTTCTGTGGAATAGGTTGCAGAAAGATCTATTCTATACCGTTGGAACTATACATCTAAATATTTCaggcacaaaaaaaaaacatattttaagtGGCCTTTTTACGTTGAAATGTGTTGTAGTAGGGATAGGTCTCCGTGGTGATGAGAATTCTGCCCTACATAGACTGAGACAAGGTCAGACATGTTTATGTAGAGCAAATGAAGCTGCCAACAGTTCCACATGGACCAGCTGACTGGAAAGGTTAATGTAAGCTAATGAGAAAACCTGAAGTGGAACGTTTCTGAATTGATACTCTACTCACCTTCAGAGCACAAGCAGGTTGTTTTTAATGACGAGCCAGTGTGCTGATGATGTTCTTCACTAAGAAATTGTGCATTTATTGAGTCACATGTATGGATCATTATAAACTAGCATAGTATTACAACCCACATTGATTGTCTTCTTACACAGTACATAAGGTACAATAACTTTAACACAAAACAGCCTCAGGACCCTATATAACCCTCCACACTCATACATTTTCTTATCTACGTTTAACAGAGGGCAATGAACAATAAAACATCTCACTCTCTATATTGAACTCCTGTTAAAATGTGACATTTACCACACGGCTTGAAATACACACTGTGAATACTGCGGAGGGGAGCGAGAGGAGCAGTAGATTTGTCCTCATTGTGATTTATGAACGCACCTCTTCAACTAGACTACCGCCAAAACCATTTCCCCAAGGATGACACTAAGATAGAAAATACAGAGGTAATGTCCTTTTATCTCGACTCCAATGCTGTTTTACTGTCATAGCAAAGAAACACCAGATCCTTCCTCAGTGCTGCAGCTGAGCATCTAGCTAGCCTCCCCCAGGGACATACAGAGGACCAATGGGATTTCTCCCCCTTTCTTTTTACAGTGGAGATTATTTATCTCAACCCTGGCAGTTGCTATAGGACCTTCTAATCGTAGCCTTTCCCTCCCGGCACTATGTCTTCAAGAGGTAGTGTGAGACTGAAGGGTTTGGATAGGGAGAGGACAGCACACAGGTTGAAC of Salmo trutta chromosome 1, fSalTru1.1, whole genome shotgun sequence contains these proteins:
- the LOC115197897 gene encoding NF-kappa-B inhibitor-interacting Ras-like protein 2, with translation MGKSCKVVVCGLAAVGKTAVLEQLLYANHIAGSEPMETLEDIYIGSIETDRGTREQVRFYDTRGLRDGLEFPRHYFSFADGFVLVYSIDSKESFKRMEALKKDIDRFRDKKEVTIVVLGNKLDMQEQRSVDSEVAQHWAKTEKVRLWEVSVADRRTLIEPFVHLASKMTQPQSKSSFPLSRNKNKGSGSVDS